In Amycolatopsis endophytica, the following are encoded in one genomic region:
- the metG gene encoding methionine--tRNA ligase: MSIPVLTAVAWPYANGPRHIGHVSGFGVPSDVFSRYQRMAGNRVLMVSGTDEHGTPITVQADKEGLTSQQTADKYTRQIGQDLQGLGLTYDLFTRTSTGNHAEVTQQIFLALYRNGYVVPKTTTGAISPSTGRTLPDRYIEGTCPICGYDGARGDQCDNCGNQLDAAELINPKSRINGETPKFVETEHLFLDLPAFTESLGKWLATKTFWRPNVVNFTKNLLDDMRPRPITRDLDWGVKIPLDGWRDQPLKRFYVWFDAVIGYFSASVEWARRSGDPDAWQEFWTNPDARAYHFMGKDNITFHAQIWPALLLGHNAEGDRVAPGGGVGPYGRLNLPYEIVSSEFLTMSGSKFSTSRGTVIYVNDFLREFGPDTLRYFIAVAGPETQDTDFTWDEFVRRTNFELANEWGNLVNRSISMAHKNNGAIPAPVKPAAADEELKALSRKAFETVGGHLQRSRFKLAAGEAMRVVSAANRYLSDQEPWKLKDDPERRDAVLHTALQVVSDANTLLTPFLPHSAQKVHEALGGTGVWAAQPELKDVEDLDIPDRINPILTGDYAAEQARWESVPVEVGRPLAKPTPLFAKLDPKLGETGPEWAPIAP, from the coding sequence ATGAGCATCCCTGTGTTGACGGCGGTGGCCTGGCCTTATGCCAACGGGCCCCGTCACATCGGCCACGTCTCCGGTTTCGGCGTCCCGTCCGACGTGTTCTCGCGCTACCAGCGAATGGCCGGCAACCGGGTGCTCATGGTGTCCGGGACCGACGAACACGGCACGCCGATCACGGTTCAGGCCGACAAGGAGGGCCTCACCTCCCAGCAGACCGCCGACAAGTACACCCGGCAGATCGGCCAGGACCTGCAGGGGCTCGGGCTGACCTACGACCTGTTCACCCGCACCAGCACCGGCAACCACGCCGAGGTCACGCAGCAGATCTTCCTCGCGTTGTATCGCAACGGCTATGTCGTGCCCAAGACGACGACGGGCGCGATCAGCCCGTCCACCGGCCGGACGCTGCCCGACCGCTACATCGAGGGCACCTGCCCGATCTGCGGTTACGACGGCGCCCGCGGCGACCAGTGCGACAACTGCGGCAACCAGCTCGACGCCGCCGAGCTGATCAACCCGAAGTCGCGCATCAACGGCGAGACGCCGAAGTTCGTCGAGACCGAGCACCTGTTCCTCGACCTGCCCGCCTTCACCGAGAGCCTCGGCAAATGGCTGGCGACGAAGACCTTCTGGCGGCCCAACGTCGTCAACTTCACCAAGAACCTCCTCGACGACATGCGGCCCCGTCCGATCACCCGTGACCTGGACTGGGGTGTGAAGATCCCGCTGGACGGCTGGCGCGACCAGCCGCTCAAGCGGTTCTACGTGTGGTTCGACGCGGTGATCGGCTACTTCTCGGCCAGTGTCGAGTGGGCGCGGCGCAGCGGGGACCCGGACGCGTGGCAGGAGTTCTGGACCAACCCGGACGCCCGCGCCTACCACTTCATGGGCAAGGACAACATCACCTTCCACGCCCAGATCTGGCCGGCGTTGTTGCTGGGTCACAACGCCGAGGGCGACCGGGTCGCTCCTGGTGGCGGGGTCGGCCCGTACGGCAGGCTCAACCTGCCGTACGAGATCGTCTCCAGTGAGTTCCTGACCATGAGCGGGTCGAAGTTCTCCACCTCGCGCGGCACCGTCATCTACGTCAACGACTTCCTGCGCGAGTTCGGACCGGACACGCTGCGCTACTTCATCGCGGTGGCGGGCCCGGAGACCCAGGACACCGACTTCACCTGGGACGAGTTCGTGCGCCGCACCAACTTCGAGCTGGCCAACGAATGGGGCAACCTGGTCAACCGCTCGATCTCGATGGCGCACAAGAACAACGGTGCCATCCCGGCCCCGGTCAAGCCGGCCGCCGCGGACGAGGAGTTGAAGGCGCTGTCCCGCAAGGCGTTCGAGACCGTGGGCGGGCACCTGCAGCGGTCCCGGTTCAAGCTGGCCGCCGGCGAGGCGATGCGGGTCGTGTCCGCGGCCAACCGGTACCTGTCCGACCAGGAGCCATGGAAGCTCAAGGACGATCCGGAGCGGCGCGACGCGGTGCTGCACACCGCGTTGCAGGTCGTGTCGGACGCGAACACGCTGCTCACGCCGTTCCTGCCGCATTCGGCGCAGAAGGTGCACGAGGCGCTGGGTGGCACCGGCGTGTGGGCGGCGCAGCCGGAGCTCAAGGACGTCGAGGACCTCGACATCCCGGACCGGATCAACCCGATCCTGACCGGTGACTACGCGGCCGAGCAGGCGCGCTGGGAGTCGGTGCCGGTCGAGGTGGGCCGTCCGCTGGCGAAGCCGACGCCGTTGTTCGCCAAGCTCGACCCGAAGCTGGGCGAGACCGGCCCGGAGTGGGCCCCGATCGCGCCGTGA
- a CDS encoding TatD family hydrolase: MSRTERPPVPERLPAPVVDSHTHLDACGAVTAADVAERADRAEAAGVTRMVTVADDLDAARWAAEASTWDARVWAAVAIHPTRTKDFGEPERSEIERLARRDRVVAVGETGLDYYWDYSPPEAQQEAFRWHIDLAKRVGKPLMIHDRDAHEDVLRILDEEGAPETVVFHCFSGDEDIARRCVDAGYVLSFAGTVTFRNARALQAAAKLVPSGQFLVETDAPFLTPHPYRGRPNEPYCTAYTVAFLADLRSEPLEQVCSAVSTAAERVFRLPSVTSS, from the coding sequence GTGAGCAGGACGGAACGGCCCCCGGTGCCGGAGCGTCTTCCGGCGCCGGTGGTCGACTCGCACACGCACCTGGACGCCTGCGGCGCGGTCACGGCGGCCGACGTGGCCGAGCGGGCCGACCGCGCCGAGGCGGCCGGGGTGACGCGCATGGTGACCGTCGCCGACGATCTCGACGCCGCCCGCTGGGCCGCCGAAGCATCCACTTGGGACGCGCGGGTGTGGGCGGCGGTCGCCATCCATCCCACGCGCACCAAGGACTTCGGCGAGCCGGAACGGTCCGAAATAGAGCGTCTGGCGCGGCGGGACCGGGTGGTCGCGGTCGGTGAGACCGGCCTGGACTACTACTGGGACTACTCGCCGCCGGAGGCCCAGCAGGAGGCGTTCCGGTGGCACATCGACCTCGCCAAGCGCGTGGGCAAACCGCTGATGATCCACGACCGGGACGCGCACGAAGACGTGCTCCGGATCCTGGACGAGGAGGGCGCGCCGGAGACGGTGGTGTTCCACTGTTTCTCCGGCGACGAGGACATCGCGCGCCGGTGCGTGGACGCCGGTTACGTGCTGTCCTTCGCCGGCACGGTCACGTTCCGCAACGCCCGTGCTCTGCAGGCCGCGGCGAAGCTGGTGCCGTCCGGGCAGTTCCTCGTCGAGACCGACGCGCCCTTCCTGACACCCCATCCGTACCGCGGACGCCCGAACGAACCGTATTGCACCGCCTACACGGTCGCGTTCCTCGCCGACCTCCGGTCGGAGCCGCTGGAACAGGTCTGTTCGGCGGTATCCACCGCGGCCGAACGCGTCTTCCGGCTCCCGTCCGTCACATCGAGTTGA
- a CDS encoding resuscitation-promoting factor, with protein sequence MDWFESSRGGAVGTLDWPEAEFSDDLAVTEHDIRTVLGNDADDLMAEAEIDVDELIRLINAETTMLPALAIPDALAEDRTAVAEAEPEPEKALVSAVKTWKRRFLRGSVLALLISLTGGGAAALAMNKSVTVDVDGHTQTVHSFGQTVGEVLEDAGLTVGEHDALSPSPQAPVGDGGVIKLERGRKLNLVVDGVARESWVRASSLQEAISQLGLAEKFGAGTAFSMPLDAELPLEGATVEVKTLKHITLYDGDAAPRPVDTTAVTAEEFLSQQGLSLGADDEIDGGLDLKLADGAEVRISRTGVSVINQEEEITPEVEEIKDSTLEAGKEIVEDPGTAGKKLVTYRITKRNGKETDREELSTKVLVEAKNKVVRVGTKQPVISDGAIWDRIAQCESTGNWSINNGNGYYGGLQFDKQTWDAYGGDAYAAYPHQATREQQIAIATKVRDDRGGYGAWPVCGKKATS encoded by the coding sequence ATGGACTGGTTCGAGTCCAGCCGTGGCGGCGCCGTGGGCACCCTCGACTGGCCCGAAGCCGAGTTCTCGGACGACCTGGCGGTCACCGAGCACGACATCCGCACGGTGCTGGGCAACGACGCCGACGATCTGATGGCCGAGGCCGAGATCGACGTCGACGAGCTGATCCGGCTGATCAACGCCGAGACCACGATGCTCCCGGCACTCGCCATCCCGGACGCACTGGCCGAGGACCGCACCGCGGTCGCGGAGGCCGAGCCGGAGCCGGAGAAGGCGCTCGTCAGCGCGGTCAAGACCTGGAAGCGCCGGTTCCTCCGTGGCTCGGTCCTGGCTCTGCTGATCAGTCTCACCGGTGGCGGCGCGGCGGCGCTGGCCATGAACAAGAGCGTGACCGTCGACGTCGATGGTCATACGCAGACCGTGCACAGCTTCGGCCAGACGGTCGGCGAGGTTCTGGAGGACGCCGGTCTCACCGTCGGTGAGCACGACGCGCTGTCTCCCTCGCCGCAGGCGCCGGTCGGTGACGGTGGCGTCATCAAGCTCGAGCGCGGCCGCAAGCTGAACCTGGTCGTCGACGGCGTGGCGCGCGAGTCGTGGGTCCGCGCGTCGAGCCTGCAGGAAGCGATCTCCCAGCTGGGCCTGGCCGAGAAGTTCGGCGCGGGCACGGCGTTCTCGATGCCGCTGGACGCGGAGCTGCCCCTGGAGGGCGCGACCGTCGAGGTCAAGACCCTCAAGCACATCACGCTCTACGACGGCGACGCCGCTCCGCGCCCTGTCGACACCACGGCCGTCACCGCGGAGGAGTTCCTGTCCCAGCAGGGCCTGTCGCTCGGTGCCGACGACGAGATCGACGGTGGTCTCGACCTCAAGCTGGCCGACGGCGCCGAGGTGCGTATCTCGCGCACCGGCGTGTCGGTGATCAACCAGGAAGAGGAGATCACGCCCGAGGTCGAGGAGATCAAGGACTCGACCCTCGAAGCGGGCAAGGAGATCGTCGAGGATCCGGGCACCGCGGGCAAGAAGCTGGTGACCTACCGGATCACCAAGCGCAACGGCAAGGAGACCGACCGCGAGGAGCTGTCGACCAAGGTCCTGGTCGAGGCCAAGAACAAGGTCGTGCGGGTCGGCACGAAGCAGCCGGTGATCAGCGACGGCGCCATCTGGGACCGCATCGCGCAGTGCGAGTCGACCGGCAACTGGTCGATCAACAACGGCAACGGCTACTACGGTGGGCTCCAGTTCGACAAGCAGACATGGGACGCCTACGGCGGCGACGCCTACGCGGCCTACCCGCACCAGGCCACGCGCGAACAGCAGATCGCGATCGCGACGAAGGTCCGCGACGACCGCGGCGGCTACGGCGCCTGGCCGGTCTGCGGCAAGAAAGCCACCAGCTGA
- the rsmA gene encoding 16S rRNA (adenine(1518)-N(6)/adenine(1519)-N(6))-dimethyltransferase RsmA, translated as MTALLGPAEIRGLAAELDIRPTKKLGQNFVHDPNTVRRIVDLSKVSDTDHVLEIGPGLGSLTLGLLGSGARVTAIEIDPVLATRLPVTIAERAPEARFTVRTQDALKLAAADLPDPPTHLVANLPYNVAVPVVLHLLAELPSLAHGLVMVQTEVADRMAAGPGSRIYGVPSVKIAWYGTARKVAPVPRAVFWPVPNVDSALVSFERAAEPAADRGEVFAVVDAAFAQRRKTLRAALSSWAGSGERAEAILRAAGIDPRTRGEQLEVRDFVRIAEGRALPPSV; from the coding sequence GTGACTGCACTGCTCGGACCGGCCGAGATCCGTGGGCTGGCCGCCGAGCTGGACATTCGGCCGACGAAGAAACTCGGCCAGAACTTCGTCCACGACCCGAACACGGTCCGCCGCATCGTGGACCTCTCAAAGGTCAGCGACACCGACCACGTCCTCGAAATCGGCCCCGGCCTCGGCTCCCTGACTCTGGGGCTCCTGGGCTCCGGCGCGCGGGTCACCGCGATCGAAATCGACCCGGTGCTCGCCACCCGACTGCCGGTCACCATCGCCGAGCGTGCTCCCGAAGCGCGGTTCACCGTCCGCACCCAGGACGCCCTCAAGCTCGCCGCCGCGGACCTGCCGGACCCGCCGACACACCTCGTCGCGAATCTGCCGTACAACGTCGCCGTGCCGGTCGTGCTGCACCTGCTGGCCGAGTTGCCGTCGCTGGCGCACGGGCTGGTGATGGTGCAGACCGAGGTCGCCGACCGCATGGCCGCGGGGCCCGGCAGCCGGATCTACGGGGTACCGAGCGTGAAGATCGCCTGGTACGGGACGGCCCGCAAGGTGGCGCCCGTGCCCCGTGCCGTGTTCTGGCCGGTACCGAATGTCGACTCCGCGCTGGTGTCCTTCGAGCGCGCCGCGGAGCCGGCCGCTGACCGGGGCGAGGTGTTCGCCGTCGTCGACGCCGCCTTCGCCCAGCGGCGCAAGACCCTCCGTGCCGCGCTGTCTTCGTGGGCCGGTTCGGGTGAGCGGGCGGAGGCGATCCTGCGTGCGGCGGGCATCGATCCGCGCACGCGCGGTGAGCAGCTCGAAGTAAGGGACTTCGTGCGGATCGCTGAGGGCAGGGCCTTACCACCGTCCGTGTGA